AAGGTGAGGTCGAAATAGCAAAGCGTGATGTAGGGGCGGAGGTGCTCGTAGTAGTAACGAAGTTGTTGTAATGGCAACGGAGCGAAGGGGCACCATCATTCAACTCGAAAACTGAGAACAACTGTGAAAGCAGGAGGATTTGATGAAAGAGAGTAAGCCATATAAGATTTCAAAACAAGTTGTTATGTCCGCCTTCAAAAGAGTAAAAGCGAACAGAGGAAGTGCTGGAATTGATGGTCAGGACATAAAAGAATTTGAAGAGAACCTCAAAAGTAACCTCTACAAAATATGGAATAGAATGAGTTCAGGTAGCTACTTCCCACCTCCGGTGAAGTTGGTTGAAATACCTAAGAAAACTGGTGGAAAACGGGGACTTGGTATTCCAACTGTCGGAGACAGGGTAGCACAAATGGTAGTTAAGATGTACTTTGAATCTAAAGTAGAACCCATATTTCATGAAGACTCTTATGGATACAGACCAAGTAAGTCGGCTTTGGATGCAATAGGACAAGCCAGGAAAAGATGCTGGAAATATGATTATGTCATAGAATTTGACATTAAAGGACTATTCGATAATATTGATCACGAACTGCTAATGCGAGCTGTACAAAAGCACGTAAAAGAGTCTTGGATATTGATGTATATTCAAAGATGGCTCAAAGCACCATTTATTAACTCGGAAGGTCACAAGATTGATCGAATCAGCGGGACACCGCAAGGTGGCGTTATAAGTCCTGTTCTTGCAAACTTGTTTATGCATTATGCGTTTGATATGTGGATGGTACGAACATATCAAAACTCTCCGTTTGAACGATATGCAGATGATGCCATAATTCACTGCAAGACGGAATTGGAAGCACTTGAGATTCTAGGTAAACTGAATCAACGACTGAAAGAGTGTAAACTTGAACTACATCCAAAGAAAACAAAGGTTATCTATTGTAAAGATAAGGATAGGATGAAGGAATATCCAATTACGGAGTTTGACTTTTTAGGGTACACATTTCGAAGAATCTTCATTAAAGATAGATTGGGAAGACTACAATTTAATTTTCTACCATCAGTAAGCAAAAAGTCCGCAAAGGGTTTTCGAGACAGAATAAAAGCTATGAGAATTCATAGTTTTACAGGTAGCAAAATTGAAATTATAGCGGAAATGATAAATCCAACGGTTAGAGGTTGGTTGAATTATTTCACAAAGTATAATGCATCAGCTGTAAGGTACTCCATTGACTGTATAAATCGAA
The nucleotide sequence above comes from Desertibacillus haloalkaliphilus. Encoded proteins:
- the ltrA gene encoding group II intron reverse transcriptase/maturase — encoded protein: MKESKPYKISKQVVMSAFKRVKANRGSAGIDGQDIKEFEENLKSNLYKIWNRMSSGSYFPPPVKLVEIPKKTGGKRGLGIPTVGDRVAQMVVKMYFESKVEPIFHEDSYGYRPSKSALDAIGQARKRCWKYDYVIEFDIKGLFDNIDHELLMRAVQKHVKESWILMYIQRWLKAPFINSEGHKIDRISGTPQGGVISPVLANLFMHYAFDMWMVRTYQNSPFERYADDAIIHCKTELEALEILGKLNQRLKECKLELHPKKTKVIYCKDKDRMKEYPITEFDFLGYTFRRIFIKDRLGRLQFNFLPSVSKKSAKGFRDRIKAMRIHSFTGSKIEIIAEMINPTVRGWLNYFTKYNASAVRYSIDCINRRLVKWAMCKYKRFRGHRTRAEKWLRELAKREPKMFSHWALGMIP